CAGGACGTGTTGTCGACTTACATTCTGGAAGTGATGGAACAGTTCGTATAGTGAGTGTGCGAACTTCTAGTGGTGTTGTGAAGCGCTCTATAACAAAGATTTGTCCCTTGCCCATCGAATCCCCCCGTGACATTCGCGAAAGTGAATAAAAAGGGGCTATCCCCTTGTTGACGCtgtaaaatgtgtttattttgcttaatttagtattatatgaaatctatattttaagcTAGCTTTTAGTTATGCTTTGTTCTTCCAGTGGAATAatcatttgtatttattttacgaaatgttcatgctaatttttaataatacagtcCACTTCTCATCCTATTTGTACTAGGAATATAATCCTTTTAGTTTAAGattacctatttgttttttgaaaaagcaATGATGCGTCTATTTTTAAGCGTGATTTGGTAATGTAATTTAAAGCACAAATGTTTTTGCTGGTGTATATATGTTAATTTAAGTACTTAACTGCTTATGTAAATCTTAATTTTGCAGTCTCTGATTTAGGTAAGCATCTCATCTCCATTTTCtgattattttgaaagatatcTCCTGGATACTTTCAAGGGCGGCGGTATGTtagaagatttttatattttaatagttagCTCGCTATACCCACGGTTTTAAATACCTCATACCATTTTGCATCACTCGACATTCCCCTAATTCGGCAGAAGTGCTCGTGATTTATGGCTTCGTACCCGGAAAGCGCTGAAAAATACGCGCCGTCAAAGGATCGGTTCCCGCGATAAGTTCGAgccgcctgtaataaaaaagaagtagggcatgcaaaaaataatagttgtaaCGAGTCTGAATTTCGGTTTTCGCCTTTAAAACAGTCGTTGGAGAGTAGTCTTTGCGATATGTTAGACCAGGTGGTTGCATATTAGACATGTATCGGGCTCCGCGCTCTTTTctaaaaatccataaaatataaatagttgtatatAAAGTAAAGTGTAAAATCAGAGATTGCCGCGATTAACCAGTTAAAGTTTaggagaataaattaatttctcgtaACCAATTACACGACTTTCTTTTTCTGTCTACAAGTCGAACACCCGACGTAATCCCTAATCAAACAGGGTGGAACCTAACAGGGggtgtacccgaaaaatgaaaaaacccaaactttgaaggccgatatctcggcttctatgggagctatcgggaaaatttcaacggttttgtcttagtttcgtcgttttgaatccaaagagaccatccgcaaggtcgtagtttttacgatagccgagatatggcatttttgatgcccatttttggcctcaaaaacgaggtcgaaaaaatactcgatttcttagttctgctcggattcccttataacccggtattttcgtaatctacttgatgagaacaattcgctggtatagttagttcgaattcgaaaaaaaaaattttttctgaaaaaaatccaaacgggggggtatacccgaaaaatgaaaaacccaaacttcgaagttcgatatctcggcttctatgggagctatcgggaaaatttcaacggttttgtcttagtttcgtcgttttgaatccaaagagaccatccgcaaggtcgtagcttttacgatagccgagatatggcatttttgatgcccatttttggcctcaaaaacgaggtcgaaaaaatactcgatttcttagttctgctcggattaccttataacccggtattttcgtaatctccttgatgagaacaatccgctggtatagttagatCCAATTCGCAGTATTGCGCGACTTGATCCAGGTCgcagcttttacgatagccgagatatggcatttttgatgcccatttttggcctcaaaaacgaggtcgaaaaaatactcgatttcttagttctgctcggattcccttataacccggtattttcgtaatctccttgatcagaacaatccgctggtatagttagttccaattcgaaaaaaaaaaattttctgaaaaaaatccaaacagagggttatacccgaaaaatgaaaaaacccaaactttgaaggccgatatctcggcttctatgggagctatcggaaaaatgtcaacggttttgtcttagttttgtcgttttgaatccaaagagaccatccgcaaggtcgcagcttttacgatagccgagatatggcattttgatgcccatttttagcctcaaaaacgaggtcgaaaaaatactcgatttcttagttctgctcggattccctttcAAActggtattttcgtaatctacttgatgagaacaatccgctggtatagttagttccaattcgaaaaaaaaatttttttctgaaaaaaatccaaacggggggttatacccgaaaaatgaaaaacccaaacttcgaagttcgatatctcggcttctatgggagctatcgggaaaatttcaacggttttgtcttagtttcgtcgttttgaatccaaagagaccatccgcaaggtcgtagtttgtacgatagccgagatatggcatttttgatgcccatttttggcctcaaaaacgaggtcgaaaaaatactcgatttcttagttctgctcggattaccttataacccggtattttcgtaatctccttgatgagaacaattcgctggtatagttagttcgaattcgaaaaaaaaaaaattcagaaaaaaatccaaacgggggggtatacccgaaaaatgaaaaccccaaactttgaaggccgatatctcggcttatatgggagctatcggaaaaatttcaacggttttgtcttagtttcgtcgttttgaatccaaagagaccatccgcaaggtcgtagcttttacgatagccgagatatggcatttttgatgcccatttttggcctcaaaaacgaggtcgaaaaaatactcgatttcttagttctgctcggattcccttataacccggtattttcgtaatctccttgatgagaacaatccgctggtatagttagttccaattcgaaaaaaaaaaatttttctgaaaaaaatccaaacggggggtatacccgaaaaatgaaaaaacccaaactttgaaggccgatatctcggcttctatgggagctatcgggaaaattccaacggttttgtcttagttttgtcgttttgaatccaaagagaccatgcgcaaggtcgtagcttttacgatagccgagatatggcatttttgatgcccatttttggcctcaaaaacgaggtcgaaaaaatactcgatttcttagttctgctcagattcccttataacccggtattttcgtgatctacttgatgagaacaatccgctggtatagttagttcgaattctaaaaaaaaaaaaattcagaaaaaaatcctaacgggggggtatacccgaaaaatgaaaaacccaaactttgaaggccgatatctcggcttctatgggagctatcggaaaaatttcaacggttttgtcttagtttcgtcgttttgaatccaaagagaccatccgcaaggtcgtagtttttacgatagccgagatatggcatttttgatgcccatttttggcctcaaaaacgaggtcgaaaaaatactcgatttcttagttctgctcggattaccttataacccggtattttcgtaatctccttgatgagaacaatccgctggtataattagttccaattcgacaaaaaaaaatttttctgaaaaaaatccaaacggggggttatacccgaaaaatgaaaaacccaaacttcgaagttcgatatctcggcttctatgggagctatcgggaaaatttcaacggttttgtcttagtttcgtcgttttgaatccaacaggaccatccgcaaggtcgtagtttttacgatagccgagatatggcatttttgatgcccatttttggcctcaaaaatgaggtcgaaaaaatactcgatttcttagttctgctcggattccctataacccggtattttcgtaatctacttgatgagaacaatccgttggtatagttagttcgaattcgaaaacaaaaattttctgaaaaaaatccaaacggggggggtatacccggaaaatgaaaaaacccaaattttgaaggccgatatctcggcttctatgggagctatcgggaaaattttaacagttttgtcttagtttcatcgttctgaatccaacgggaccatccgcaaggttgtagcttttacgatagccgagatatggcatttttgatgcccatttttggcctcaaaaacgaggtcgaaaaaaattctctattttttagttctgctcggattcccttataacccggtattttcgtgatctacttgatgaaaacaatccgctggtatagtgagttcgaattcgaaaaaaaaacaatttttctgaaaaaaatccaaacggtgggttatacccgaaaaatgaaaaaacccaaactttgaaggccgatatctcggcttctatgagagctatcgggaaaattttaacggttttgtcttagtttcgtcgttctgaatccaacgggaccatccaaggtcgtagcttttacgatagccaagatttaccatttttgatgcccacttttggcctcaaaaacgaggtcttGATCGAAGCAATGAACATTGTGATTGTTAAAATGTTCGAACTTGGAACAAATGAACGCAATCGGACAATCTCAAGACGCCCAAATTTTGCCaggtactttttaaattttaaatgaaaatagttttaGCGGCTCAACTGATTAATGACTGATCTATTATTGTTTGGTAATTTGACTGCATCTCCAAGCCctacatgatttttttgaatataaataaaattgatataaCCAAGGACAATATTGCAATTATTTTGGATGGCACAAAGCCTGATGTTCATAGTACTAAGAATTTGGGAATCATGGGTAATAGTGATTTAAGATACCGCaagcatttaaagtttttatgacTCTCTTGTTCTTTCtaacttttattaatataatgtaGTGTATGGTTTTTTATTCATCAGAAAGATAAATCGAACAGCTTTGTTTAAAATGTCACTTATTTACAATACCATACATTGATACAACTCTTTAATTTGTCGTCTTACTATTAAAGGAAAcgagattaaaaatatgttaaagaaaatttaaatatgttcaTTATAAATTGTCCTTCCTGCATTGTTCGTTGCGTACAACTcctattaattaatatatgttaTTATTTGGATATAATTCTTCCTTTTATAGGGATACCATCTTTTTAATGACTGtagttatgattttttatagaaaaaagataaacgaatgtgtatattttgttttttaagttagaTAATTTTACTAGGTAGTACCTAGAAATAAAATACTCAAGGAATCGATCCAATTCTCAGTATACATAACTGGCCCACTGAGAATATGATTGGTTTCTTGTTTAAGTTACTGAAATTTAAGAACCGGTTGGTTTATTAGTATCAAATAGCttcattaatttaatgatttatttaataatttattttatttatttttgttttattgccACCTACATATGTTAACTAGTTGAAatcttttttgatgatttttttaacactactaaaaaataggtttatatTTTTGGAAGGATAATTAAATAACAGTTAAAACAAGTGGGTCGTTTGTTTACAAGTTTTCATCTCATTTGAAATCacacaataaatattaataaatgataTTAATATATTCATTTACACAGTAACAcatgttatataaaaatttagtttttctctatttattcGATATAAACTGTATCTTTCTACTCAGTCTATTCGTGATGTAAGCCggataatacaaatttaaaaccGCTTTCGCTTCTCTTATCATATGTTCAACGTTTTGTAAAAACGAcctaaaaaatttgttatatatAATACCTTATGGATTTTTAATATACACtatcttttttactaaaaataattttacttactTAAGATTACAATTTTTGGGGTGTCCACTTTGTAAACAATGCAAAATTGCTAGAGCTGCCTCATATAATTTCGTTCCTATACCTCTAGAATTCTCCCCGCGTCTCGCTTTTTCATTTTCAAgccataaatgaaaatatttaaacatattttcggCGTCACCTGTAAAATGGccatagcaaaaaaaatatttcaaaactagGACGTCGACTCACCAACTTCTACGTAATAACTATAAAGCCTATAATAGACCTCTTCAAAATCCTTATGATGCTTATACAATATTTTCTCGCGAATTTTCAAGCATTTTATAAGAATTTCCAACTGATTACCATCGTCACTTTCTAAATATTTCTGAGCCACCTTGTTCACTTTTCTGAAAGGTGGTAAGGAGTATTCTTCTCCGCAACCGACACAAAATATGCATGAGACGTTGGCAATTTCTGGGACTAGACCTTTGCATTTCGGACAGATATAGCTATCTAACATTTCCTgcaaaaatattagtttaagtAACGACacggctttaaaaaaatatatattttaaactaaattattttcaaattacaaTTTGTTTACTACAATTGAGCTGGTCATCTAAAattaagaacaatttttttcatatcgaAGCTACAAAAATTTCCAGCTGATTTGTGTTAAACAGCggttaataaaaagttgaatttttctCTAAACTTTTAAACACCGTGTGGAAAAAATTCACAATCGAATAATGATTCTTTTTGCTGCAGGATTTCGGAGTTAATATAAGAGGATTCCTAGATACGacttttccaaatcgttggattggcAAAAGAGTTGAAATTGAAGGACCAGCAagaaacacatctcgtgagagtctaGATCACTTTCTCTGGGTTTAGTTTTACGAAGAATCGAAAAATGCATATGAAAATATaccattccatttaaaaaagggAACTTTGGTCTCTACTACTGTTGTGATGCCTCCTGTATATGCAAAGGTATCTTCCTATTATATTTCAGCCTTGTCTCGTAAATAAGTAGAACAGGTAGTATCTCCGATCGCATCGAGACTCAAGCAAAACTCGAAAAACACAAAtccaaagcaaataaaaaacccCCCCGGTCCTGCATACCTAAATCCATTGCATACCTTCAGTCTTCGTTTGTGTGTCGAGTCGACCATATGTAGCACTCCGCTTTTCGaaattatcgatttttattttgtaccgTGCTACCGTGTTGTTCAttgttcattaaataaataggttaaTATGCCTAAGCACAGCCGTAAACGACAACATTCTCGTAGTCGATCTAGAGAACGGAAAAATCGGCGTTTAGAAAAACGATTGGCCGACGACAATTAGATGAAATTAATAGTCGGGAAAAAAGGCGACGTTTGGAGAGTATGGGGAGCTCTAGAGGCGGTGATGCCGGAGAACCCAGTACATATTCTTCACCGTATGATAGTGATTTGTCGCCTCGCCACTCTGTTTGTGAAACAGTTAGGGTGGATGTCCACCAGTTAAACAGTAAGTACTAAATTGTACGTTTTTGGTGACGTACATTTTAAATTGTATGTTTTTGGCAACATACATACTTGTTGTTTTTGGTGACAacataatttaatgtttaaagtaCCTATGTTTTTGGTAACATaagtacatatatatatttgttgtttttggtgGCAACGGAATATTTTTAGTGTGTTTTTGGGGACATGCCTGTacctttgtttatttttagtgaaaaaataaacttaattttaaaattatgtttttggccacatattttttgtacaacctACATGAATTTGTTGTTCGAGACATGATATTATGTGTTTTTGATAACACTTTAATATGCTTATTGTTCTGATTctgttttaatacaaattagaAATTGACATGTCTGTTTTATTGCTTCAGGTGATTCTGAACAGCAAGAAAATAATCCTCAGCCCCCGATCGTGCAATCAGAGGaagcaaaagaaaaatctttgaGTTCTGAGGTTTTGCAGATACTTGGCGATGAGCCAATAAATAAGACCGTCTTAGGACCTCCAATTTATGAGGCAGTAGTCCCTCGCTGGAGTAATATTTTACAGAATGGTTTAAGTGAGGAGAATATTCAAGTTCTTCTCCAAAAACATATAATACCCGAAAATTTTAAGTTTCTGGAAGTATCTCAGTTAAATCCTGAGGTTAAGGCAGCCTTAACTGCTCAAATACTCCGCAGAGATGAGCGCCTGGTGCGAAAACAGCAGTTTGTGGCTGCAAGCATATCAGCAATTTCCCAAGCCTTAACTTTGATGCTAGCTGAAgaagggggggggggggggcaaCAACGTATATATGCAATACCTAAGTAATGCTGGCCGCCTATTGTGTCATCTACACCATCTTGACACCATGACACGCAAAGATCTTATTTCTATAAATTTGAGTAAGGATCTAAAAGATACGCTCTCTGCTGCGCCTactgataattttttgtttggtcAAGCATTGGAAGAACGAGTGAAGGCTGcaaaaaaacctggaaaaatcAGGCGAGGAACTTAAGCAGGTTAAGCCGAAAACTGCTAAGAAACCTGTCAGTCGCACTCATTTAATCTCCAGGGGTCCAGCTCAGTTGCAGGGGAGCACCCGAGCTGGACAATATTACAAGAGACCTTATCCCTACCAACGCCAACAGCAGAAGAACCATCCAGATCAACGGACGGAAAGGAAACCGAAGGAACTGCCCAAAACACAGATGGAGAGGTTCCGTCGACGTGGACAGTAAAGCAACCCCTTGCTGGGTAGTGTATATGCCggtagattaaaatattttgtaaataagtgGCATGAAGGTACtaatgacaaatttattttatcatatattcAAGGTTATAGGttgccttttattaaaaaatctattcaaaaataaggtttttaaaaaaatagtaaatggtctgtttcttaaaaaagttCCATTAATTCGTCTATTGAAGACCTTTTAAAAATTGGAGCTATTAGTAAAGTAACACCATGTAAAAATCAATTGTCTACCCTTTGGTTTAAACTCTGCTCCCTTAGTATTCACCAAGATAATGAAACCAATACTAGCCTATTTAAGGAGCAGAAATCAAACATGTGTACTATTTGTAGACGATTTTTTGCTATTTGGTAATTCCCAAAAGGAGTCCCATAATAATATCATGTCGACTATCAAATTATTACAAAACTTGGGTTTTAttgttaattacaaaaaaaaaagtgtattatgTCCCTCAACTTGTGTTCGATATTTaggatttttatataattctaCAACAATGACTGTTTCGctacctaaagaaaaaaatttaaaagttttaaaattgctacgaaaattttcaaattctcgAAATTGTCGAATAAgggaaataatattattattcgtaCATTTTAAATTGTATGTTTTTGGCAACATACATACTTGTTGTTTTTGGTGACAacataatttaatgtttaaagtaCCTATGTTTTTGGTAacttaaaggtaaaaaaaaaaaaaatctgcaggcaattttaatgcaaaaatggaAATATCTTCTATACTCAAAGTAGATTTTAATTGGTGGCTAACAAATTTATCTACAGCTAATAATGCGATTAAAAAAGATTCTTATTGTATGGAAGTTTTTTCTGATGCTTCGAATACTGGTTGGGGGGGATATTGTAATGGGAAAAGAAAACATGGTTTCTCGACCGAAAGAGAAAAAacttatcataaaaattatttagagctaaaagatgtttatttggtttttaaacattttgctGAAAATGCTTCAGATTGCAATATATTATTCCGAGTTGACAATACAACTGCCATGGCTTATATTAATAAGATGGGAAGTGTACAGCACCAATCCCTAAATAAATTATCTCGTATTATTTGGCAATGGTGCGAgggtaaaaatatctatttatatgCCAGTTATATAAAGTCTAAAGACAATTTTGAAGCAGATGCACAATCTAGACTTAAATTATCCAAAGAAACCGAATGGAAAATAAGCAACTTGgtgtttaaatatataatatccaCTTTTGGGAAACCAGAAGTTGATCTCTTTGCTTCAAAAATGAACGCTAAATGCAAAAAGCTTCTATCATGGTTGCGAGGTTCAGAATGCATAGCAGTGGACGCCTTTACGATAAAACGGaacaagtttttcttttatgctTTTCCACCATTTTCTGTTATTCTTCGTGCTTTGCACAAaataaaagaggaaaaagctAGAGGAATTGTCGTTGTGCCCTTCTAGACATCCCAGCCATGGTACCCACTTTTTACATCATTATTAGAATCAACACCTTTAGTTTTCGAGGCTGACGAACGTTTACTTTCTTTTAGGAACGTGCCTCATCCACTTTGGCGAAAAATTTCCCTGGTGGCAGGAGTGTTATCCTCCAAGCCCTGAGAGCTGGTTCAATACCTGAAGAAGCTTTAGAAATTTGCTTGGCCTCCATTACTACCTCTACAATTCAACAATATAATTCAGCTCTTAAACTGTGgtggcaatttaaaaaatctcgAAACATTAATGTTTATTCAGCCTCTGtcccagatattttaaaatttttcactactcaatttaaaaatggagCTACTTATACgtctttaaattcatttagtCCTTATTGCCTTGGCTACTGGTCAAAGAGTACAGACTTTAGCCAACATagaagttgaaaatattattatagatgaAAACAAAGTTGAggttaaaatacctaaaaaacttaaaacttcaGCCAAAGGTCGCATTCGAACTACTCTTCTTTTGCCTTTCCTTAATCAAGATAAGAAAATTTGTCCAGCTAGAACCTTAAttgagtatttaaataaaaccaagaaTTTAAGACAGAcgtcaaaaaatctttttattaccGTTAAGAAACCTCATAGAGATGTCACTTCTCAAACAATTTCTAGATGGTTAAAGGTGATTCTAAAGAAGAGTGGGTTGGATACGAAGCAATTCACAGCTCATAGTACTCGCCATGCTGCGACGTCTGCAGCTGCGCGAAAGGGAGTATCTTATGACTCTATTCGGCTTGCAGCTGGCTGGTCGGAGAAATCCTCTGTTTTTGCCAATCATTATAACAGACCTTTGCTTCAAAAAGACAATTTTGCAACGACTGTTCTTAGTTGTTAGTATTATGACGagtttttatctttaagtttCTTGTTTCTAATGTTAGTataggaaaatattttccagatttgttatttgtcatattaagtaggtacatttttattaagatataagttatcttgaaaaataaatgtataatcaTATTATGTTGTTGCCATccttagaattaatgttttatgtACCAATTCTAAGTGTGtgtctaatattattttttctcgttATTCTGTTCGTTatgttgtttaattattattaatatgacaTGTTTCCAATGAAAATTGTTGCAACTTGCTTTAAATAGCTACCTGTTCTACTTATTTACGAGACAaggcaaaaatataattaacagatcaaacgaacttacctaagtgaagttcgatctgGATTATATGAAGCCttgtcgaagtaaataagtccCTTCCCTaccctattatttatttccCTTGGTTGCAACAATGTAGCTTTGAAGAAGCTCTGAAGGTATGCAATGGATTTAGGTATGCAGGACCGGGAgggttttttatttgctttgaatTTGTGTGAGACTCGATGCCATCGGAGATACTACCTGTTctacttatttacttcgacaaggcttcacttaggtaagttcgtttgatctgttaaatatatatctgaaagagatctataatttttatttgataaaaggACGCATTTACGAATTATTAAGGGCGTCCGCAACTTGCTCAACACTTAGTATGTATATAAGTTCcttaaataaaatcacaaagCATGGTCACGTAAAAATACTTCTTATTCAATTATTTGAATTAGGGTGGTAAATGAAGAagtgaaaaattaatcaaaaattgaaagaaattaaaCTATGTTTTCATTAATCATCTTTTACGTCTGAAACGTTAAAGTAGAAGAATTAATCAAATCCAGGCACATACCATAGCGTTATCACTTATCTATTAAACCTCTTTAACTCTTTCAATCCAgcatattaaagaaaaaaaagttttctagaatatagataatttttaaacacttaCCACTTCTTTAGACTGATCACTGCATATAACACACTTGCACTCGAAGTGATATAGACTTCTACATGCCACTTGCCTTTGATGTCTGCTCATGCCCCTATAGTCGATTCCGTAACAATTAAAAACTTCGTCCCTTTCTGGAATATCTTCCAGAGCCTTTACGACCAGCGTATCACAGATGAAACTAAAAtttccaataataaaaattccaatcatagtgttgacttttttaaatcttcttttttgCTGTCTTaaactttttgttttcaatataaggaaaatagaatttctacaaaaattattggGAGAGATATCAGAtctacattttacaaaaataagaataatttgtATGGTTTAACAGGCATTTACAGATATGAAGATTATgttttatcaattattataagtaaattttgttaaaaaaactattaataaagcTATTAAGAATGAGAAaactttcaatattaaattaaaaataaattattcagttATACCTGATAAAGTACGTACCAATatgtggtttttttaaatttaaactctattttaaagttttattaaaattttaaagtttataattataaagttttttgaGAATATAATGTACTTACAAATTTGTTACGTTAGGCCTACACGAATGATTCATAATACTAACAGAAGGGAACATCCCACAGGCAATGGTGATCAAAATGTCAGgaaataataaatcagttgaaGAATAACTCCAATGCTCTATAATACTTGAATTGCATGATAATTGAGCAATATGTTTCGTAATTAGGCCTCCTACGTACGTTATCAAATCAGTACTTTCGTTTTTTGGACAATTCTTTTGCTGGAGAAACCACGTAAAGAAATTCGTGTAGTTTTTAAGATAGTTTACTACTATGGCTGccatctaaaaataataatattgcaGCCATTTTGAAAACTTATGTATAACACCGATATGTACCACAATATATGGAGCagcatttttacttttatatatattgGACACCAGTCTATTAAAATACGGATAATTATCTTCCTTACTACCAAACCGTTTGAGATCTTCCTCAGGTCCGCCTTTGATACACTTAAATCCTGATTTTACACCCTTTAGTACGGCCTTAAATGCTGGAAATGCTATTCCGAGGTCATACCATATATTCGCTTGCATTCCTTTACATTCCCATTTGTGGTACTCGTCCCATGAATGCGCTCGACATTTTTCGTTGCAGTAGACACATAAGATACAGGATCGACAGCTGTAAGCATTTGAATACAATGTCAATTAtgatatacaaataattttagttaactGATTGAGCAATTTAAGACATTTTGTTGATACCTTCAGAAAACTTACTTAAAGTGTTAATTACCTTCAACTAGTTTTCTAGGGGAAAGAACTTGTCGCCACTAAACTTaccaataatgaaattaatagatatttttaacttCATTGACCAGAACACTAGTGAAAATGGTTCTCAGTGTTCGTGCCGATGTTCATTTAATTATAGActatatattaagaataaaaaaacttaattgtgATTAACAAACCTGAGTAATATGTGCGAGAAGTTAGATTAGACAGAAGTGCAA
This is a stretch of genomic DNA from Anthonomus grandis grandis unplaced genomic scaffold, icAntGran1.3 ctg00000851.1, whole genome shotgun sequence. It encodes these proteins:
- the LOC126749809 gene encoding SET and MYND domain-containing protein 4-like, producing the protein MQANIWYDLGIAFPAFKAVLKGVKSGFKCIKGGPEEDLKRFGSKEDNYPYFNRLVSNIYKSKNAAPYIVMAAIVVNYLKNYTNFFTWFLQQKNCPKNESTDLITYVGGLITKHIAQLSCNSSIIEHWSYSSTDLLFPDILITIACGMFPSVSIMNHSCRPNVTNFFICDTLVVKALEDIPERDEVFNCYGIDYRGMSRHQRQVACRSLYHFECKCVICSDQSKEVEMLDSYICPKCKGLVPEIANVSCIFCVGCGEEYSLPPFRKVNKVAQKYLESDDGNQLEILIKCLKIREKILYKHHKDFEEVYYRLYSYYVEVGDAENMFKYFHLWLENEKARRGENSRGIGTKLYEAALAILHCLQSGHPKNCNLKSFLQNVEHMIREAKAVLNLYYPAYITNRLSRKIQFISNK